A stretch of DNA from Mycolicibacterium celeriflavum:
TGGTGTACGGCGTGGTTTGGATTCCGCTGTGGTCATGGTCGTGGCTCCTCTGTGGAGCCGGATCGCGCGACATCACCGGGGCTGTCCGGCGGCGCAGATCCGGCGGCCAGCTGAAATACGGGGTGGGCTGGGTCCTAGGGATCAAGCGTCAGGGCAGACAACAACAGCTACAAACGCGCTTGAAATCGACATGCCGCCGCGCCACCAGGGCTACACGCTGGGGGAAGCTGCGGACGGCGGTCACATGCCCAATTGTGCCACGGACACCGGCATATGCCCTAACCGGGCAGAATTTGCGGTCACGGTGAGCGGAAACCGCGCATCGAGGCTGCAATCACGCAGCAGAAGTACGAGCGGGCGCCTGCGTGGGTGCAATCTCGCGGCCAGGCGCACAATCGCTTGCATGACCCGAACCGCGCCGGCTGAGTTGCCGGCTGTCGCGCCCACGCCGGGCCGGCCGTTCGGTGTCTACATCCACGTGCCGTTCTGCGCCACTCGCTGCGGTTACTGCGACTTCAACACCTACACCCCCGCCGAGCTGGGCGGCGCCGATCCTGGCGAGTGGCTGGTTGCGTTGCGTGCCGAGCTGAGTTTGGCGGCTCGGCGGCTGGGCAGCGCGCCGCAGGTCGACACCGTGTTCGTCGGCGGCGGCACGCCGTCTCTGCTGGGCGGCACGGGCCTGGCCGCGGTGCTCGACGCCGTGCGCACGCATTTCCCGCTGGCGCCGAATGCCGAGGTCACCACCGAGGCCAACCCCGAGTCGACGTCGCCGCTGCTCTTCGAGCAGTTGCGCGAGGCCGGATACACCCGGATCTCGTTGGGGATGCAGTCCGCGGCGCCGCATGTGCTGGCGGCACTGGACCGCGCGCATTCGCCGGGCCGGGCGCTCGCCGCCGCGCGAGAAGCCCGGGCGGCCGGATTCGAGCACGTCAACCTGGACCTCATCTACGGCACGCCGGGGGAGTCCGACGACGATTTGATGCGCTCGGTCGACACGGTCGTCGAGGCAGGGGTTGACCATGTCTCGGCCTACGCGCTGGTCGTCGAGGACGGCACCGCGATGGCCCGTCGGGTCCGCCGCGGCGAGCTCACACCGCCCGACGACGACGTGCTGGCCCGCCGCTACGAGCTGCTCGACGCACGCCTGACGGCCGCCGGCTTCGACTGGTACGAGGTTTCCAACTGGAGTCGGCCGGGTGGCGAATGTCTGCACAACATCGGCTACTGGAACGGCGGCCAGTGGTGGGGCGCCGGGCCGGGGGCGCACGGCTTCATCGGTGCGGTCCGATGGTGGAACGTCAAGCATCCCAACACTTATGCGCAGATGTTGGCCGACGGTCGGCTACCGGTGTCCGACTGTGAGCAACTCGACGCCGAAACCGTGCACATCGAGGATGTGATGCTGCGGGTGCGGCTGCGCGACGGGCTGCCGCCGAGCTTGCTGTCGGCGTCCGAACGGCACCGGGCCGACACCGTCGTCGCCGACGGGCTGCTGACCCGGATGGCCGACCGGCTGGTGCTCACCGACCGCGGCCGCCTGCTGGCCGACGCCGTGGTCCGCGATCTGCTCGATTAGGTGCGGCGATTGTCGGGTCGATGCGCGCTTTTTCTGGTGCGCGTGACATAAACCGACGCTCGGCGATCGGAGGCGGCGGGAGACCACGAGTGCGTCCACAACGTGACCGGCACCACCTCCGAGCAGTCCTTGTAGATCCCAAAAACCAGCCCGGATATGCCAGTATTGCGGCCATGGTGTGTGGCTTCTTAGGCAAGGCTATCCAGAGTCCGGGACTCACCTGACGTGACCGACACCGACGCCACAACCGACGACTCCACACGACCCGAGCCGATCGCGATCATCGGGCTCGGCTGCCGGGTGGCCGGTTCGATCGGCACGCCCGAACAGTTCTGGGAGTTCCTGCTCGACGGCGGCAGCGACATCCGCGAGGTGCCGCAGGAGCGCTGGGAGCCCTACCTCCGCCGCGACCCGCGCAACGCCGCGGTGCTCAAGGACGTCACGCGGTGGGGGACCTTCCTCGACGACCTGCCCGGCTTCGACGCCGAGTTCTTCGGGGTGTCACCGCGCGAGGCGGAACTGATGGATCCGCAGCAGCGGCTGGCGCTCGAGGTGAGCTGGGAGGCGCTCGAACACGCCGGTGTTCCGCCGAAGTCGTTGGCGGGCAGCGACACCGCGGTGCTGATGGGCGTCAACTCCGACGATTACGGCAAGTTGATCATGGAGGACCTGCCCGGTATCGAAGCGTGGACCGGGATCGGCACGTCGCTGTGCGGCATCGCCAACCGGGTGTCTCACCTGCTCGACCTGCGCGGCCCCAGCGTGGCTCTCGACGCAGCATGCGCGGCTTCGCTGGTCGCTGTGCACCAGGCGTGCCAGATGCTGAACGCCGGTGAGACGTCGCTGGCGCTGGCGGGCGGGGTCAGCGCGTTGATCGGGCCAGGGCTGACGCGAGTGCTCGACGTGGCCGGTGCCACCGCACCCGACGGCCGCTGCAAGACCTTCGACGCCGCCGCCGACGGCTACGGGCGCGGTGAAGGCGCGGGCGTGGTGGTGCTCAAGCGCCTCGCCGACGCAATCCGCGACGGTGACCACGTGTACGCGGTCGTGCGGGGCGGTGCCGTCGCGCAGGACGGGCGCACCGTCGGGATCATGTCGCCCAACGGCGACGCGCAAGCCGAGATGTTCCGCCGCGCTTGCCAATTCGCCGGCATCGCTCCCGAGAGTGTGGGTTTCATCGAGGCACACGGCACCGGCACGCCATCCGGCGACCCCACCGAGGTGCGGGCGCTCGCATCGGTTTACGGGGTGGGAAGACCCGAGGACGCGAAGTGTCGCATCGGGTCGGTCAAGCCCAACGTCGGCCACCTCGAAGGTGGTGCCGGGGTGATCGGGCTCATCAAGGCCGCGCTGACGCTTCATCACCGGACCATCCCGCCGACGGCGGGCCTCACCTCGCTGACGCCCGCGGTGGACTGGGCCGACAGCGGGTTGCGGGTCCCGGTGCGGGTCGAGTCGTGGGACCGTGCCGGCGACGCGCCCAGACGCGCCGCGGTTTGCAGCTACGGCTACGGCGGCACCATCGCGCACGTGCTGCTCGAGGAGGCACCGTCAAGCCGAGGAGCCACCGAGACGGCCCGAAAGCCGCAGCAGTCCATGATCATTCCGGTCTCGGCCCGCAACGCCGACCGGATGCGCAGCCAAGCGGGTGCGCTTGCGGAGTACTTGCGAAGCGACCCGCCACCGCTCGCCGAGGTCGCGGCCACCCTGTGGACGCGCCGCTCGCACGAACCGGTCCGCGCCGCGGTGGTCGCCGACGATGTGGACGATGTCGCCGAGGTTAGCGCGGCGTTGGCCGCCCTGGCCGACGATGTGCCGGATGCCGCTGTGGTGACCGGGACGGCGTTGCCCACCGCGGCCGACGGCGCCGTCTGGGTGTTCTCCGGGCACGGCTCCCACTGGGCTGGCATGGGCCGCGAATTGCTCACCACAGCACCAGAATTCGCCGACGCGGTGGACACCATCGACCCGGTGTTCGCTGCCGAGCTGGGGTTCTCGGCGCGGGAGGCGCTGAGCACCGGGCACCTCGGCGGTACGGACCGGGTGCAGGCGTTGACGTTCGCGATACAGGTGGGGCTGGCCACCATGCTGCGGGCACGCGGTGTCACACCTGCCGCGGTGATCGGACACTCGGTCGGGGAGGTCGCCGCGTGCGTCACCGCGGGCGTGTTCGACCTGACCGTCGGCGCCGCGGTTGCGTGTTACCGCGCCCGGGGCTTCCGGTCGGTGATGGGACAGGGCGCCATGGCGCTGGTGCGCCTTCCGTTCGGCGAGGCCCATCGGCGGCTGGCCGGACGGACCGACGTGGTGGCCGCGATCAGCGCGTCGCCGGAGTCGACGGTGGTATCCGGCATGACCGGCGCCGTCGACGAGGTCTGCCAGGAGTGGGCCGATCACGGCGTGATGGTGCGTCGGGTCAACACCGACGTCGCGTTCCACAGCCCCGCGATGGACGCGCTCACCGGTGAACTCGGCCGCCTCACCGCGCAGTTGCCGCCGTCGCGACCGCCCGAAACCCCGCTTTACACAACGGCATTGGCCGACCCTCGGTCTGGTGCACGCCGCGACCAGCACTACTGGGTGGCGAACCTGCGCGACCGCGTGCGGTTCACCGAAGCGGTCTCGGCCGCGATCGAAGACGGGCATCGGCTCTTCCTCGAGGTGTCGGCGCATCCGGTGGTGGCGCACTCGATCGCCGAGACGCTCACCGCGGCCGGTGCCGACCAGCACGCCGTCGTCCCGCTGCTGCGCCGGGACCGGCCCGAAATGCCCTCGGTGGCAACGGCAGTCGCCGCACTGCACTGCCACGGCGCGCCGGTCGACCCCGGGCTGCTCGCTGCACCGTGGGCGGCTGATCTGCCGGTGACCCAGTGGCAGCATCGGCGGTTCTGGCGCACGCCGACACCTCCGCCGGGCGGGCGCGGCGTGCACGACGTCGACAGCCACACTCTGCTCGGCGGCCGGACCGAGGTGACCGGGGCGGTGGCGTCGAAGATGTGGCAGACCCGGGTCGACCTGGACAGCCGGCCGTACCCGGGCAACCATCCGGTGAAGGGCACCGAGATCGTGCCGGCCGCGGTCATCGTCAACACGTTCCTGCGTGCGGCCGCAGAGTTGGATGTGCGCTGCGACCGCGCAGGCGCAGACCTCGTCGATGTCCGGCTGCGCACCCCGGTGGCACCGGGACGGGCCCGCGACGTGCAGGTTGTCCTGCAGGACCGCGGGCTGAGCTTGGCCACCCGCCTGGTCGACAACGACGACGACGCCGAGGACGGCGGCTGGCTCACCCACAGCAGCGCGGTGGCCGCCGCCGACTGGGATTTTCAGGACATCGAAGACCTCCTCGGCGAGGTGCTCGACGAGCCCGCCGCCCGCGAGCGGTGTCGCGATGCGCTGCCGTCGAGTCACGTCGTCGACACCCTCGCGACGCTCGGCGTCGCCGCGATGGGATTCGACTGGGAAATCCTCGAATTGGACGGTGGCGACGGCGAACTGCTCGCCAGGGTCGCCGCCCGTGCTGACCGCTCGGCACCGGACACCTGGGCGCCGCTGCTGGACGCCGCGACGTCGGCTGCCTCCACCGTGTTCGACGGTCCGCCCCGGTTGCGGATGCCCGCCCGCATCGACCGGGTCCGGGTGCACGGCCAACCGCCCGCCGTTGCGCTGCTGCACGTTCGGCGCAGGCCCGGCACCACCTCGACCGACGTGCTGCTTGCCGAGGAATCCGGCAAGGTGCTGGCCTCGCTGACCGGGATGTCCTTCGAGCAACTCGAGAACCCCTCCGGTAGCGACGTGTCCAGGATGCTGCATCACGTGTCGTGGCAGCCGGTGACTTGGCGACCGGACGGCCGGCCGGGGGCCGTCGTGGTCGTCGGCGGTGACGCCGCCACCCGTGAGTTCGTGACGCGCGACCTGTCCGCAGCAGAGGTGCCCTATCTGCTCCACGACGACGCGGACGAACTCGCACGTACCGCAGAGTCATTGGACCGCGACGCCGTGGTGCTGGTGCTTCCGCGCAGCCACGACTCGCCGGAGCGGTCGGTCGGCGTGGTGATGCAGACGCTGCGGGCGCTGCTCGACCAGGGGGCCAAGGCGCGGATGTGGGTCCTCACCCGCGACGTGCACGAGGGCGCGAACGTGGCACATGCGCCGCTGTGGGGGTTGGCCAGAGTTGCCGCCGCCGAACACCCCAAAGTGTTCGGCGGGGTGCTCGACGTGGCCGACGACCGGCTTCCGGTCGGCGTGCTGGCCTCGGTGCACGGCCATCCCGTCGTGGTGCTGCGAGACGGCGTCGCACAGTCGGCGCGCCTGGCGCACGCGGGCCGGGGGACCGGAGCGCCGTTGCAGTGCTCGGCGGGCGGCACCTATGTGATCATCGGCGGCACCGGCGTGCTGGGATTGCGGATGGCGCAGCGGCTGGCCGACGTCGGCGCGCGCCGGCTGGTGTTGCTGTCGCGGCGCGGCATACCGGACCGCTCTGTCTGGCAAGCGGATTCGGAGTTGGTGCGCACCGTCACCGCGCTCGAGGAGCGGGGCGTCTCCGTGCGCGTGGTCGCGATGGACATCGCAGCACCCGGCGCCGCCGACACGCTGCGTGCCGCGCTGCGCGACCTGCCACCGGTGCGCGGAGTCATTCACGCGGCCGGTGTCGAGGCCGGCGCGCTGCTGGTCAACACCACGCCCGACGACTTCACCGCGGCGATGCGGCCCAAGGTCGACGGCACGCTGACCCTGCACGAGGTGTTTCCGCCCGAACAACTGGACTGGCTGGTGCTGTTCTCGTCGTGCGGCTACCTCGCGGGCTTCCCGGGCCAGGGCGCGTATGCGTGCGCGAACTCGTTCCTCGACGTGATGGCGCGGCACCGACGCAATCTCGGCGATCGCACCGTCAGCGTCGCCTGGACCGCGTGGCGGGGCCTGGGTATGGGTTCGACGTCCGGCTTCGTCGCCGCGCAACTGGACGCGCTGGGCATGGACACCGTCGGGGCCGACGAGGCCATGCGGGCGCTGGACCTCGCAATGCGGCACGATGAGCCGAACATTGTTGTGCTGCCGCTACTTCCGGCCGCCGCCGCGGTGCCGATGCTGGCCGACGTGGCCCCGACGGATACTAACGAGTCCGGCGGCGACGGTTCACCGGCGGTCGGCCTGGTCGACGCTGACCCGGCGCGCGTCGCACAGGTCGTCGCCGCAGCGGTCGCCGCGCAGTTGGGCGTGTCGGAGGGCGACGTCGACACCGCTCTGCCGTTGGTGGAGGTCGGCGTCGACTCGATCATGACCGTCGGACTGCTGCGACAGTTGGAGAAGCAGACCGGGTTGTCCTTGCCGCCGACGCTGCTGTGGGAGTACCCGACCGCGGCGGCCGTCAGCGAACGGATCGTCGAACTGCTCGGGGCGCCCGAGTCGGTGGAGCAGATGGAAATGTCCTGAAGCGGCGCACCGCCGGCTCAGGACACCAACTGCGAGACGACCTTCTTCTTGTCGACCTTGCCGACCGCCGTCTTGGGCAGCGACGGCAGCGGCGCCAGCACGTCGGGCCTGCAGTGGGCCGAAACGCCCCGCTCGTCGAGATATTGGTTCAGCTCGGCGAGCGTGATCGGCGCACCCTTGAAAACGACTGCGGCGCAGATCTTCTCGCCCAGGAACTCATCGGGTAGGGCGACCGCGGCCGCGGCGTAGACCGCCGGGTGGGCGAAAAGGTGCTCCTCGAGATCCGACGCCGACACCGTCTCGCCGCCGCGGTGGATGACATCCTTGATGCGACCGGTCACCTCGACGTAGCCGGTGCGCGGACCTTCGGCGAAGATTCGCACCCGGTCACCGCTGCGGTAGAAGCCGTCGGGAGTGAACGACCGCGCGTTCGCCTCGTCGGCGCGGTAGTAACCGTTCAGCGTGTAGGGACCCCGGACCAGCAACTCGCCCTCCTCGCCGGGTGAGACCTCGGCGCCGGACTCGTCGACCACGCGCATCTCGTCGTGCGGCGACATCGGCCTGCCCTGCGTGTTGACCACCACGTCGACGGGATCACCGGGGCGGGTGAAGTTCAGCATTCCCTCGGCCATCCCGAAGATCTGTTGCAGTCCCGGCGTGAGCCCGGACAGGATGTACTCGGCCTCCTGTGGCGTCATCCGCGACCCGCCGACCTGCACCAGGCGCAGGGACGTCGGCAGCACCGGCTCCCACTCGCAAGCCTGGGTCCACAGCTTGGCCAGCGCGTTGACCAGCGCCGTGACCGTCACTTTGTGGCGGTCGATCAGCGCGAATGCGGCTTCGGGGCTGGCGTCGGTGGTGAAAACCGAGGTGGCGCCGACGGTCATCGAACCCAACATGCCGGGACACGCCAACGGGAAGTTGTGCCCTGCGGGCAACACGACGAGATAGACGTCGTCGCCGGTCAGGTGGCACTCCTGCGCGCTTGTCCTGGCGGTGTAGAGGTAATCGTTGTGCGTGCGGGCGATGAGTTTCGGCAGGCCCGTCGTGCCGCCCGACACCAACAACAGCGCGGGCACGTCGGGGTCGACGGGCGCGCGCTCGGGCAGCGGGCCGTCGAAATCGGCCAGCGCAGACCAGGATTGGAATCGGCCGGGCTCGCCGTCGACGAATACGTGGCGCAGCTGCGGGTTGTCCCTTACCAGATCCCCGGCCAGTTCGCGGTAGTCGAAGCCGGCGATCGAGTCGGGCACGATGAGGCCGACGGCACCGCTGAGCGCGGCGAAGTGGTTCAGTTCCGCGGACCGGTGTCCCGGCAGGCACATGACCGGAACGACGCCGGCGCGCAGCACGCCGAACAGGGTGACGGCGAACTCGCAGGTGTTGGGCAGCTGCAGAAGCATCCGATCACCGGGGACGATGCCGCGGTCGGCCAGCGCCGCCGCGATGCGGTCGGCCCGCGCGTCCAGTTCGGCGAACGTGTAGCTGACGTGGGGGTCGATGACCGCGGTGCGCGCCGGCCACGCCGCGCCCGCGTTGCGCAGGATCGAGTCGAGCGGCTCATCGGTCCAGTAGCCGGCCCGTCGGTACTCCTCGGCCCGGTCGGGCGGGAACGGCACGAACCCCGCCATGAGGTCGCCGAAATCGCTGTGCCCTAACGGCCGATCTCCTGGCGCGCGCTGCTCGAAACCGGTGCTCATGGCGGATGCGGCCCCTCGGGGTAGGTGTGTTTGGTGTCTCGAATATAAGGTAGCGTTCCCCGGGTTAGTTAGGGCAGCCTGTACTAATCTGGAGGAACGCGTGGGTGTTGGTGAAACGGGTCCGGCGTCGACGGAAAGCGCCCCTTCCCCGGGACCGGCCGACCGCACCGTCCGCGAGGAGGTTGCCGAGCTTCTCGGCGTGAGTCCCGACGACGTCGACCCTGACGCCGACCTGATCGCGTCCGGCCTCGATTCGATCCGCATGATGTCGCTGTCGGGGCGGTGGCGCAAACAGGGCATCGACGTCAACTTCGCCGCGCTCGCGG
This window harbors:
- a CDS encoding type I polyketide synthase, with product MTDTDATTDDSTRPEPIAIIGLGCRVAGSIGTPEQFWEFLLDGGSDIREVPQERWEPYLRRDPRNAAVLKDVTRWGTFLDDLPGFDAEFFGVSPREAELMDPQQRLALEVSWEALEHAGVPPKSLAGSDTAVLMGVNSDDYGKLIMEDLPGIEAWTGIGTSLCGIANRVSHLLDLRGPSVALDAACAASLVAVHQACQMLNAGETSLALAGGVSALIGPGLTRVLDVAGATAPDGRCKTFDAAADGYGRGEGAGVVVLKRLADAIRDGDHVYAVVRGGAVAQDGRTVGIMSPNGDAQAEMFRRACQFAGIAPESVGFIEAHGTGTPSGDPTEVRALASVYGVGRPEDAKCRIGSVKPNVGHLEGGAGVIGLIKAALTLHHRTIPPTAGLTSLTPAVDWADSGLRVPVRVESWDRAGDAPRRAAVCSYGYGGTIAHVLLEEAPSSRGATETARKPQQSMIIPVSARNADRMRSQAGALAEYLRSDPPPLAEVAATLWTRRSHEPVRAAVVADDVDDVAEVSAALAALADDVPDAAVVTGTALPTAADGAVWVFSGHGSHWAGMGRELLTTAPEFADAVDTIDPVFAAELGFSAREALSTGHLGGTDRVQALTFAIQVGLATMLRARGVTPAAVIGHSVGEVAACVTAGVFDLTVGAAVACYRARGFRSVMGQGAMALVRLPFGEAHRRLAGRTDVVAAISASPESTVVSGMTGAVDEVCQEWADHGVMVRRVNTDVAFHSPAMDALTGELGRLTAQLPPSRPPETPLYTTALADPRSGARRDQHYWVANLRDRVRFTEAVSAAIEDGHRLFLEVSAHPVVAHSIAETLTAAGADQHAVVPLLRRDRPEMPSVATAVAALHCHGAPVDPGLLAAPWAADLPVTQWQHRRFWRTPTPPPGGRGVHDVDSHTLLGGRTEVTGAVASKMWQTRVDLDSRPYPGNHPVKGTEIVPAAVIVNTFLRAAAELDVRCDRAGADLVDVRLRTPVAPGRARDVQVVLQDRGLSLATRLVDNDDDAEDGGWLTHSSAVAAADWDFQDIEDLLGEVLDEPAARERCRDALPSSHVVDTLATLGVAAMGFDWEILELDGGDGELLARVAARADRSAPDTWAPLLDAATSAASTVFDGPPRLRMPARIDRVRVHGQPPAVALLHVRRRPGTTSTDVLLAEESGKVLASLTGMSFEQLENPSGSDVSRMLHHVSWQPVTWRPDGRPGAVVVVGGDAATREFVTRDLSAAEVPYLLHDDADELARTAESLDRDAVVLVLPRSHDSPERSVGVVMQTLRALLDQGAKARMWVLTRDVHEGANVAHAPLWGLARVAAAEHPKVFGGVLDVADDRLPVGVLASVHGHPVVVLRDGVAQSARLAHAGRGTGAPLQCSAGGTYVIIGGTGVLGLRMAQRLADVGARRLVLLSRRGIPDRSVWQADSELVRTVTALEERGVSVRVVAMDIAAPGAADTLRAALRDLPPVRGVIHAAGVEAGALLVNTTPDDFTAAMRPKVDGTLTLHEVFPPEQLDWLVLFSSCGYLAGFPGQGAYACANSFLDVMARHRRNLGDRTVSVAWTAWRGLGMGSTSGFVAAQLDALGMDTVGADEAMRALDLAMRHDEPNIVVLPLLPAAAAVPMLADVAPTDTNESGGDGSPAVGLVDADPARVAQVVAAAVAAQLGVSEGDVDTALPLVEVGVDSIMTVGLLRQLEKQTGLSLPPTLLWEYPTAAAVSERIVELLGAPESVEQMEMS
- a CDS encoding Ms4527A family Cys-rich leader peptide, with protein sequence MTAVRSFPQRVALVARRHVDFKRVCSCCCLP
- a CDS encoding (2,3-dihydroxybenzoyl)adenylate synthase; protein product: MSTGFEQRAPGDRPLGHSDFGDLMAGFVPFPPDRAEEYRRAGYWTDEPLDSILRNAGAAWPARTAVIDPHVSYTFAELDARADRIAAALADRGIVPGDRMLLQLPNTCEFAVTLFGVLRAGVVPVMCLPGHRSAELNHFAALSGAVGLIVPDSIAGFDYRELAGDLVRDNPQLRHVFVDGEPGRFQSWSALADFDGPLPERAPVDPDVPALLLVSGGTTGLPKLIARTHNDYLYTARTSAQECHLTGDDVYLVVLPAGHNFPLACPGMLGSMTVGATSVFTTDASPEAAFALIDRHKVTVTALVNALAKLWTQACEWEPVLPTSLRLVQVGGSRMTPQEAEYILSGLTPGLQQIFGMAEGMLNFTRPGDPVDVVVNTQGRPMSPHDEMRVVDESGAEVSPGEEGELLVRGPYTLNGYYRADEANARSFTPDGFYRSGDRVRIFAEGPRTGYVEVTGRIKDVIHRGGETVSASDLEEHLFAHPAVYAAAAVALPDEFLGEKICAAVVFKGAPITLAELNQYLDERGVSAHCRPDVLAPLPSLPKTAVGKVDKKKVVSQLVS
- the hemW gene encoding radical SAM family heme chaperone HemW produces the protein MTRTAPAELPAVAPTPGRPFGVYIHVPFCATRCGYCDFNTYTPAELGGADPGEWLVALRAELSLAARRLGSAPQVDTVFVGGGTPSLLGGTGLAAVLDAVRTHFPLAPNAEVTTEANPESTSPLLFEQLREAGYTRISLGMQSAAPHVLAALDRAHSPGRALAAAREARAAGFEHVNLDLIYGTPGESDDDLMRSVDTVVEAGVDHVSAYALVVEDGTAMARRVRRGELTPPDDDVLARRYELLDARLTAAGFDWYEVSNWSRPGGECLHNIGYWNGGQWWGAGPGAHGFIGAVRWWNVKHPNTYAQMLADGRLPVSDCEQLDAETVHIEDVMLRVRLRDGLPPSLLSASERHRADTVVADGLLTRMADRLVLTDRGRLLADAVVRDLLD